The following are from one region of the Lytechinus variegatus isolate NC3 chromosome 4, Lvar_3.0, whole genome shotgun sequence genome:
- the LOC121413005 gene encoding uncharacterized protein LOC121413005 — MQSSGTSTTNETCTLGWESIGPGCYRLPPSLLNNYASAITICNSIGGHLFVPNSYDEITVAGSSYVRQWQKSGSEFNTWIGCKYEKEDESFVCTDGSRLNTDLWYDNVRVAEPEEKQICATQNVMNRLMVVTCEDDNLLTICEAGTFPRLKQHRVDFTPSIFAPDPDRKRRTLISYCREDHVIKLAPMGGKQRHALVCKYKCY, encoded by the exons ATGCAGTCATCTGGAACATCAACTACTA ACGAAACATGTACTCTTGGATGGGAAAGCATAGGACCAGGTTGTTACAGGCTTCCACCGTCTCTTCTAAATAACTATGCCTCTGCAATTACGATATGTAACTCGATAGGAGGTCATCTATTCGTTCCGAATAGCTACGACGAGATTACAGTTGCCGGTTCCTCTTACGTGCGACAATGGCAGAAGTCGGGGTCCGAATTTAATACCTGGATTGGGTGCAAATACGAGAAAGAAGATGAATCATTCGTTTGTACAGATGGATCGCGGCTGAACACCG ACTTGTGGTATGATAACGTAAGAGTCGCGGAACCCGAAGAAAAACAGATATGTGCAACCCAGAATGTAATGAATAGGTTGATGGTGGTGACGTGTGAAGATGACAATTTGCTGACAATTTGCGAAg cgGGAACTTTCCCCCGTCTTAAACAACACAGAGTTGATTTCACACCAAGCATCTTTGCTCCAGATCCAGATCGCAAGAGACGTACTCTGATAAGTTACTGTCGCGAGGATCACGTGATTAAGCTAGCACCAATGGGAGGCAAGCAACGTCATGCCTTAGTTTGCAAATATAAATGTTATTAG